AATGAATTGCAAAGCTGTGGGGCATGAAAAGCCGCTCCGCGTCGGATCCATCcggtgtgaaagaaagagaaggccATTTCCACGAGCAGGGGGTACATTTACAGTCTCTCCTCAACCAGCTGGGGTCTAGCTGCAGGACCGCGGACAGCACCGCGGACCTCACATGAGCTCGGAAGGGGCTTACTTGGCTACCTTCCGTAATTCGGCAAGCACCCAGATGGCGAGGGAGAGCAGCGCCACGGACCCCGACTGATGGGTGGCGGCCAGCGGGGTGGGCACGTAGAGCAACAGCGTGCTGATGCCCAGTGCCACCTGGGGAGACAACAGCACATTGTTTGATTTCAATTCTCTTTTCAATTCCTATTTGTGAGGCAGCGCTAACAATGAGCGCCGACTTCACATAACCCACAAGCCTACGCACCACATAAGGTTATGACAGATTTCTGTGCAATCCCCCAAAATGCTTTTTCTACCCTATATGCAGTTAAATGAAAACATCTGGGAAAACAGCTATTTCACAGTTAAAGGACATACTTGTGTGTAGGCCATGGCAGTGAGGCAGCTAATGGCAATCTTTGCCCGGCGGGGCAGGTGAACTCGTCTGGAGTAGAAGTAGAGGCCCGTTATGGCAGCCAGTGAGCTGACGGCCTGAAGGCAAACAGTGCAAAGCATCATCAGGTTACACGttgaaacacataaacaaatgtcCCCTAGCTAAAGACCTCCGTACCTACAGAgccaacataaacacatgtcCCCTagcttaataataataataataataataataataatactttatttatatagcacctttcatgcaaaagaatgcagctcaaagtgctttacagcaaatacataatatttacaaagaaattacatgcacataaaaatagacaaagaaacataactcagatatagtgcaaaaaaaatgaaataataattataattcaaattataaaattgaatacataaaatgcatagcataagatagaaaataaaactgcagagatatatttaatctatccccttaatatcacaagtagagatttaaattaaattaaattaaaagtatttatatatatatatatatatatagtgcgagtTAAATatatagctagttaaaggctaatgtgaagaggtacgtttttagttttcttttaaagatgttaagcgagctggcttccctgatgtctataggcagtatgttccatagcacttaAGACCTCCGTACCTGACCTGTACATGACTCGGCACCTTCAAACCATTTGCCATTCTCTTAAACAGTTAGGATAACTTATTGTGTAAGACATGATTGTCATATCTGACTTGAGATGAGTAAGGTGATACTCTGGCACAGTCTGACATGGATCACTCAGTGGGGAAAAAAGGTATTTGACAGTACAAATACTCACAATTTTGACAGGCCAACAGTGAATGTAATGGTCAATCCCATTTTATATGGGGTTCTAATAATActttaaaatatcccacagcGTGACAACAACTAATTAAATCACAGTCAATAATTTCCTATAATTGCCAATTTAAAATATCCTTTTTATGGGACATTTCTGATTATTATGATACTACTTACCAGTATCCTGTGGTCAAACTGAACTGTAGTAGGATTCTCAAAGACGTTTTTGATGCTGGGGGAGAATGCCAGCAGGTCATCAGGGATCCAACGCTCTCCCATCTTTGGGAAGGAGTTGTACACAAGACCAGCATCCAGGCCAGCAACAAAGGCCCCTGTTGGAATAGACCCCCCAACAACAGTCATTGAGATGTTCCTGAATGATCAACTTTATGTCATTGAAAGAGTTATCTGCTTGCCTAGTAAATCCGATACCTGACAAAGCTGTGAGGAAGACCAATCCCCCTGTGCCCTTGGCGAATCGGCGGAGTTGTGTGAGACGCCTTGTTTCCAGAAGCTACAAAGCATTGAAAGAGAAGCAGTCAACCAAAGTCAACTTCTCAAAAAGAGATACAAAATAGATAGGAATAAAGATAGGATAGAGTTTTAAAGCATTATGATTGATTTGTGTTTATGATAACAAATCTATTGACATACGGATACAGGGTTCCCACTCTTTTCTGGTGATCATTTATTCAGGACATTTTCACTGACGATCTTGCTGGTATGACGGACAGGGACTGCGCCATACACTAATAAGTTCCTCTTTACCGAAGTCTGATTTTGAAAGCCGTGCAGTCTGTGACTATAACTGTGAAATCATCTCTTAAATGCTTATAAATTATGACAATTTGATCATAGAATAATGCAAACACATTATTATAACATTATTATTCCTTCATAACCCAAATCCTCTCTTCCTTAGGAATTATAATAACCAGTGCTGCCTGAAGACCAATAACACAATTAGTAGCCTACAATTTTGCCCACTGACGAATCTAAAATGAAGTTGACATACCTAAATGAAATTAAACGATTTAAAGTTAAGAGTTTGCTTGGACTAGGGGgcgctgtggcgcaagcagcagcctCGACCATGAAcaggcttgaacgcccacggggacccgggttcgattccgaCCCGCAGTCATATCCCgaccccactccccacctcctctctccagctcacttcctgtcaaaccttcactatcctatctgattaaaggcaaaaagccaaaaaataaatctttaaaaaaaaacgtttgatAGGGCTATTAACTGCCACTGACTCTTTATCTTATCACACAATACTTTCACCCAGTTAAAACAATAAAGGCATAAATATACAACCCTGCTCATCCTGCCTGACAACATAAAAGCATCAGCTTCATGACCGCCCACACCCCTGCGGGGGCAAAGCCCTGCCCAGCCGAGCCTCATCTGATCGGGGGAGCGCATTAGCCTCACCTGGTCGGGGGAGCGCATGAGCGTGAGGCCCGTCCACAGACTGGCGCAGTAGAGCAGCAGGGCGGAGCCCAGGTGGGAGGCCAGTCGGTACTGGCTCACGCGGGGAATGTCATGCGACTCCGGCTTCTCCTCCAGCCCACTCTTCACCATGTACCAGCCCAGGAGGCCCTGCAGACACACCCACCGTACATTTCAGAAAAACTGACTTGTCATTTTGACATAATACACTCAGTTTCACCTACAGCCCCCTGTCAACAAAGCTGGTTTCTCTtaactaccgtaatttccggactattgagcgcacctgaatataagcctcacccactgaatttttcaaaaataattatttttaacataaataagccgcacatgtctataagccgcaggtgcctaccggtacattgaaacaaattaactttacacaggctaaaattaatatcaaaagtaatacaatagtgatgcatattattagttttgccagttacgataagtgcactgt
The DNA window shown above is from Clupea harengus unplaced genomic scaffold, Ch_v2.0.2, whole genome shotgun sequence and carries:
- the LOC122129945 gene encoding cytochrome c oxidase assembly protein COX15 homolog, which codes for MMLLPSLRFVVSCGCRNAGRGFNQSQRTHLRQWVPKRGQTTSTITAEAGAVHAASVTVPNAATNRIVGKWLVGCSGLVLGAVVLGGVTRLTESGLSMVDWHLVKEMKPPQSQAEWEAEFSKYQQFPEFKIMNHDMTLTEFKFIFYMEWGHRMWGRLVGLAYILPTAYFWRKGYFNRSMKGRVLGLCGFVFFQGLLGWYMVKSGLEEKPESHDIPRVSQYRLASHLGSALLLYCASLWTGLTLMRSPDQLLETRRLTQLRRFAKGTGGLVFLTALSGAFVAGLDAGLVYNSFPKMGERWIPDDLLAFSPSIKNVFENPTTVQFDHRILAVSSLAAITGLYFYSRRVHLPRRAKIAISCLTAMAYTQVALGISTLLLYVPTPLAATHQSGSVALLSLAIWVLAELRKVAK